From the Kineosporia sp. NBRC 101731 genome, one window contains:
- a CDS encoding helix-turn-helix domain-containing protein codes for MSGFGSSDVFLADCPGRLAVELIADKWTVVVLYGLSRGPVRHGELIELIGGISRKVLTQTLRRLESQGLVRRHAYAEVPPRVEYELTPLGETLIDPIHMLTEWARANGDAVLDALAAGPDDQYQPTDSL; via the coding sequence ATGAGCGGTTTCGGGTCCAGCGACGTCTTTCTTGCCGACTGCCCGGGGCGTCTGGCGGTCGAGTTGATCGCCGACAAGTGGACGGTGGTCGTGCTCTACGGCCTCAGCCGGGGCCCGGTGCGCCACGGCGAACTGATCGAGCTGATCGGGGGCATCTCCCGCAAGGTGCTGACCCAGACCCTTCGACGGCTCGAGTCACAAGGGCTCGTCCGCCGCCACGCGTACGCCGAGGTGCCGCCTCGCGTCGAGTACGAGCTCACCCCACTCGGCGAGACACTGATCGATCCGATCCACATGCTCACCGAGTGGGCGAGGGCGAACGGCGACGCGGTCCTGGACGCGCTCGCTGCCGGTCCGGATGATCAGTACCAGCCGACGGACTCGCTGTGA
- a CDS encoding NADP-dependent oxidoreductase, protein MRVITQQELGGPEVLTIVDAPVPRPLPTEVLVRVRAIGLNPLEARLREGEFPLIGAPPFILGWDISGVVEESVSWRFKPGDEVFGMSLFPRAANAYAEFVSVPALHLVRKPASLSHVEAAALPIAGLTAWQALVDVGGVSAGDRVLVHGGGGGVGHLALQIAKALGAHVITTVSAGKREFVESFGPDEVIDYTTVDFAEVVRDIDVVLDTIGGDTVDRSLGVLRSGGHLVTAVAESDADLIARSAAAGLRFSGIAVDPDPVALHGLVSLVEQGRLRVHVQETFPFERVVDAHRLLDRGHLQGKLALTV, encoded by the coding sequence ATGCGAGTCATCACCCAGCAGGAGCTCGGCGGCCCCGAGGTGCTCACGATCGTCGACGCACCGGTGCCCCGTCCCCTGCCCACCGAGGTCCTCGTCCGGGTCCGGGCGATCGGGCTGAACCCGCTCGAGGCGCGTCTTCGAGAAGGCGAGTTCCCCTTGATCGGTGCGCCGCCGTTCATCCTCGGATGGGACATCAGCGGCGTGGTCGAAGAGTCGGTGAGCTGGCGGTTCAAGCCCGGGGACGAAGTGTTCGGGATGTCGTTGTTCCCCCGGGCGGCCAATGCCTACGCCGAGTTCGTGTCCGTGCCGGCCCTGCACCTGGTGCGCAAGCCGGCGTCACTCTCGCACGTCGAGGCCGCGGCCCTGCCGATCGCCGGGCTGACGGCGTGGCAGGCCCTGGTCGATGTCGGCGGCGTGAGCGCCGGCGACCGGGTCCTGGTCCACGGCGGTGGCGGCGGGGTCGGCCACCTCGCCCTTCAGATTGCCAAAGCGCTAGGGGCGCATGTGATCACGACCGTCAGTGCCGGCAAACGGGAATTCGTCGAGAGTTTCGGTCCGGACGAGGTGATCGACTACACCACGGTTGATTTCGCCGAGGTGGTCCGCGACATCGATGTCGTGCTCGACACGATCGGCGGGGACACCGTCGATCGGTCTCTCGGAGTGCTGCGATCCGGAGGGCACCTGGTGACGGCAGTGGCCGAGAGCGACGCCGATCTCATCGCCCGCTCGGCCGCAGCCGGCCTGCGCTTCAGCGGCATCGCGGTCGACCCGGACCCGGTGGCCCTGCATGGGCTCGTCTCACTCGTCGAGCAGGGCAGGCTCCGGGTCCACGTACAGGAGACGTTCCCGTTCGAGCGCGTCGTCGACGCACACCGGCTGCTCGACCGGGGCCATCTCCAGGGCAAGCTCGCCCTCACCGTCTGA
- a CDS encoding AraC family transcriptional regulator, producing the protein MGYSSLSAFNAVFRELTGRTPTQYRASFRL; encoded by the coding sequence GTGGGCTACTCGTCGCTGTCTGCCTTCAACGCGGTGTTCCGTGAGCTGACCGGGCGCACACCCACGCAGTACCGGGCCAGCTTCCGGCTCTGA
- a CDS encoding SDR family NAD(P)-dependent oxidoreductase, protein MGHAPQHRIDSPFGAKSTATDVLAGIDLSGRLVVMTGGYSGLGLEATKALTAAGAHVVVPARRPEVAAQALAEVPNTEVDELDLGDQASVAAFAERFLSSGRDIHYTIDSAAIMANPYTTVGPGWESQFGTNHLGHFALVNRLWPAIARGRGRVVSVSSIGHRRGGIHWDDIDFTHGYDKWRAYAQAKTANALFARHLDRLAAPQGVRAFSVHPGGILTPLQRHLPKQEMVDLGWIDADGNPVAAFKTPEQGAATQVWAATSALLEGLGGLYLEDCNIADLASEESTIMMGGVRSWAVDPAEAERLWDLSVERTGVNAF, encoded by the coding sequence ATGGGCCACGCCCCCCAGCACCGCATCGACTCACCGTTCGGCGCGAAGAGCACGGCGACCGACGTGCTGGCCGGGATCGATCTGAGCGGCCGGCTGGTCGTGATGACCGGCGGCTATTCCGGCCTGGGGCTGGAGGCGACGAAGGCGCTCACCGCCGCCGGCGCCCACGTGGTGGTGCCGGCCCGGCGCCCGGAGGTGGCCGCCCAGGCCCTCGCCGAGGTGCCGAACACCGAGGTGGACGAACTCGACCTGGGCGACCAGGCATCGGTCGCGGCGTTCGCCGAGCGCTTTCTGAGCAGTGGCCGCGACATTCACTACACCATCGACAGCGCCGCCATCATGGCCAACCCGTACACCACCGTCGGGCCAGGCTGGGAGTCGCAGTTCGGCACCAACCACCTGGGTCACTTCGCCCTGGTCAACCGGCTGTGGCCGGCCATCGCCCGCGGGCGGGGACGCGTCGTGTCGGTGTCCTCCATCGGGCACCGCCGCGGCGGCATCCATTGGGACGACATCGACTTCACCCACGGCTACGACAAGTGGCGCGCCTACGCCCAGGCCAAGACCGCCAACGCGCTCTTCGCCCGGCACCTGGACCGGCTGGCCGCGCCCCAAGGGGTGCGGGCCTTCTCCGTGCACCCCGGCGGCATCCTCACGCCGTTGCAGCGCCACCTGCCGAAGCAGGAGATGGTCGACCTGGGCTGGATCGACGCCGACGGGAACCCGGTGGCCGCCTTCAAGACCCCTGAACAGGGCGCCGCCACCCAGGTCTGGGCGGCGACCTCGGCCCTGCTGGAGGGCCTGGGCGGCCTCTACCTGGAAGACTGCAACATCGCGGACCTCGCATCGGAAGAGTCCACCATCATGATGGGTGGCGTCCGCAGCTGGGCCGTCGACCCGGCCGAAGCCGAACGACTGTGGGACCTTTCGGTCGAACGCACCGGCGTCAACGCGTTCTGA
- a CDS encoding PhzF family phenazine biosynthesis isomerase: MRELKFRAFTTSQHEPASGNPAGVVLDAEPLSDADMLSTAARFGFSETAFLSSITPDSARIRYFTPRAEIAFCGHATIASGVALARNGANPVISLTTNVGVVPVEATPQQASLTAVETSVDHLDEVLLDELLSALGLSRSDLDPALPPAFLRGANPHPIVPVGPGVLARLDHDSAAVLRLQDREGWDGTVPVVHRLGETRFASRNPFPRGGIREDPATGSAAAGLGAYLRHGGHLPVPSQITVEQGREVGRPSLIHVSVPVTGRIRVSGTAEEM; the protein is encoded by the coding sequence ATGAGAGAGCTGAAGTTCCGGGCCTTCACCACGTCGCAGCACGAGCCCGCTTCCGGCAACCCGGCCGGGGTCGTGCTCGACGCGGAACCCCTGTCCGACGCCGACATGCTCAGCACTGCTGCCCGGTTCGGGTTCAGCGAGACGGCCTTCCTGAGCTCGATCACGCCCGACTCGGCCCGCATCCGCTACTTCACACCCCGCGCCGAGATCGCCTTCTGCGGGCACGCCACCATCGCCTCGGGTGTGGCCCTGGCGCGCAACGGAGCGAACCCGGTGATCAGCCTCACGACCAATGTGGGGGTCGTGCCCGTCGAAGCGACACCGCAGCAGGCATCGCTGACCGCGGTGGAGACTTCCGTCGACCACCTCGACGAGGTCCTGCTCGACGAACTGCTGTCCGCGCTCGGACTTTCGCGGTCCGACCTGGACCCGGCCCTGCCACCCGCCTTCCTGCGGGGCGCCAACCCGCACCCGATCGTGCCGGTCGGGCCCGGCGTCCTGGCCCGGCTCGACCACGACTCCGCCGCCGTACTCCGGCTCCAGGACCGCGAGGGCTGGGACGGCACCGTCCCGGTCGTGCATCGACTGGGAGAGACCCGGTTCGCAAGTCGTAACCCGTTCCCGCGCGGGGGCATCCGGGAAGATCCGGCGACCGGATCGGCCGCCGCCGGGCTCGGGGCCTACCTGCGGCACGGCGGCCACCTCCCCGTCCCCTCTCAGATCACGGTCGAACAGGGCCGTGAGGTGGGCCGGCCGTCACTCATCCACGTGTCGGTCCCCGTCACCGGGCGCATCCGGGTCAGCGGCACCGCGGAAGAGATGTAG
- a CDS encoding metallopeptidase family protein, producing MVDMTRADFERLVSQALDEIPPALTREMRNVVVLVEDDAPDDDPDLLGLYEGTPLTERDDWWAAGSLPDRILIFRNPTLEICEDEQQVADEVRITVRHEVAHHFGIDDARLHDLGWS from the coding sequence GTGGTGGACATGACCCGGGCAGATTTTGAGCGGCTGGTCTCGCAGGCGCTGGACGAGATCCCGCCGGCCCTGACGCGGGAGATGCGGAACGTCGTGGTGCTGGTGGAGGACGACGCCCCCGACGACGATCCGGATCTGCTGGGCCTTTACGAGGGCACGCCGCTGACCGAGCGGGACGACTGGTGGGCGGCCGGCAGCCTCCCCGACCGCATCCTGATCTTCCGCAACCCGACCCTGGAGATCTGTGAGGACGAGCAGCAGGTCGCCGACGAGGTCCGCATCACCGTGCGGCACGAGGTGGCCCACCATTTCGGCATCGACGACGCCCGCCTGCACGATCTTGGCTGGAGCTGA
- a CDS encoding DUF3500 domain-containing protein has product MNTTDLLLTGRPLTRRTLFAGVSGLGLLVAGCSSGSSGSTSTSATTTASTATADGEAAAGSVAALAQAFYQTLDADQQSTVLLDYTLASAKRWSNLPQGLISGGAGGGMPGGGTMPSGDAMPSGGTMPSGGTMPSGASGEEGAPSGMPSGGAGGGGGSSQARVGIALSALSDDQLAAFTTLLKAATGTTAGLGYDEIEQQLAADDYLADNGGGDTYGRGNFYVAILGSPQDSGTWEFQFGGHHMAVANTYVDGKLVGATPAFRGVEPFTKFELDGESYQPLKAKHTRFVALLASLSSSELASAKLADTYSDLVLGPGNDWAFPTEYEGVKISTLSAKQKKLALAAIAGYVEDLADSDAKTILAGYEDDLDDTYIAWSGTQALTAKDDYIRIDGPSVWIEFSMQNGIVLSGNHPHSVWRDRTTDYGGTKS; this is encoded by the coding sequence ATGAACACGACCGACCTTCTCCTCACCGGCCGGCCATTGACCCGCCGAACGCTTTTCGCCGGTGTCTCCGGCCTGGGACTGCTTGTGGCGGGGTGCTCGTCCGGGTCGTCGGGAAGTACGTCCACCTCCGCCACGACCACCGCCTCGACGGCGACCGCCGACGGTGAGGCCGCCGCGGGCAGTGTCGCGGCGCTGGCCCAGGCCTTCTACCAAACCCTCGACGCCGACCAGCAAAGCACAGTACTCCTGGACTACACCCTCGCCAGCGCCAAGCGCTGGTCCAATCTGCCGCAGGGGCTGATCTCCGGCGGCGCGGGCGGCGGGATGCCCGGCGGTGGGACGATGCCCAGTGGTGATGCGATGCCCAGTGGTGGGACGATGCCCAGTGGTGGGACGATGCCCAGTGGCGCCTCGGGTGAGGAGGGAGCCCCGAGTGGCATGCCGTCGGGCGGTGCCGGCGGTGGTGGCGGCAGCAGCCAGGCCCGGGTCGGGATCGCCCTGAGCGCGCTGAGCGACGACCAGCTGGCGGCCTTCACCACCTTGCTGAAGGCGGCCACCGGCACGACGGCAGGGCTGGGCTACGACGAGATCGAGCAGCAACTCGCCGCCGATGACTACCTCGCCGACAACGGCGGCGGCGACACCTACGGCCGCGGCAATTTCTATGTGGCGATCCTCGGCAGCCCGCAGGACTCCGGCACCTGGGAGTTCCAGTTCGGTGGACACCACATGGCCGTGGCCAACACCTACGTCGACGGGAAGCTGGTCGGTGCGACGCCGGCCTTCCGTGGAGTGGAACCGTTCACGAAGTTCGAGCTGGACGGTGAGTCTTACCAGCCACTGAAGGCTAAGCACACGCGTTTCGTCGCCTTGCTCGCATCGCTCAGCAGCTCCGAGCTAGCCTCCGCGAAACTGGCCGACACCTACTCCGACCTGGTGCTGGGTCCCGGCAACGACTGGGCCTTCCCGACCGAGTACGAGGGCGTGAAGATCTCCACGCTGTCGGCGAAGCAGAAGAAGCTGGCCCTCGCGGCGATCGCGGGCTACGTCGAGGACCTCGCCGACAGCGATGCCAAGACCATTCTCGCCGGGTACGAGGACGACCTGGACGACACCTACATCGCCTGGTCGGGCACGCAGGCACTGACCGCGAAGGACGATTACATCCGCATCGACGGGCCGTCGGTGTGGATCGAATTCTCGATGCAGAACGGGATCGTGTTGTCCGGCAACCACCCGCATTCGGTGTGGCGTGACCGCACCACCGATTACGGCGGCACCAAGAGCTGA
- a CDS encoding HupE/UreJ family protein encodes MPFPSRSAVRTRSARVVVVMIVCAVAWLCCSPSASAHVVPTSSILLEVGDGAVEATVGIPLSDLESATGIDLDDESQATIDAHAAQIQQYLLDHFVPTSDDGQTWTVDDGSLTVSTVGNAQTTGLYPQLETVFTLTPPPGSDRESFNLGYDAVVDKVATHTVIVTASSESDGSISAVGTVRRSTVTNTVQPLHVDLASDGGSSGFTGLFSLGVEHIQEGTDHQLFLLTLLLPAPLVAAARRWGPAVSARRSMRRIATITLSFTLGHSVTLALGALGVPVPQQLVESLIAVSILVAALHAVRPIFPGREALVAASFGLVHGLAFSEALRELDLTGAQLVVALLGFNFGIEAMQLVIVALVLPPLILLARAERYQTLRIVAAVATAVAAVGWLGARVGIANPVADVADRIGILGLPVIAALWAVALILVLHDRRRSPAPTSAGTHVVFSQATGGRSPE; translated from the coding sequence ATGCCGTTCCCGAGCAGGTCTGCGGTACGGACGAGGTCCGCGCGGGTGGTCGTGGTGATGATCGTCTGCGCAGTGGCCTGGCTCTGCTGCTCCCCCTCCGCATCGGCGCACGTCGTGCCCACCTCGAGCATCCTGCTCGAGGTGGGCGACGGCGCCGTCGAGGCCACCGTCGGTATTCCGTTGTCCGACCTCGAGTCGGCCACCGGGATCGACCTCGACGACGAGTCCCAGGCCACGATCGACGCCCACGCCGCCCAGATCCAGCAATACCTGCTGGATCACTTCGTCCCCACCAGTGACGACGGTCAAACCTGGACCGTGGACGACGGGTCCCTGACCGTCAGTACCGTCGGGAACGCCCAGACAACCGGGCTTTACCCACAACTGGAAACCGTTTTCACGCTCACCCCACCGCCCGGCAGCGATCGGGAGTCGTTCAACCTCGGGTATGACGCCGTCGTCGACAAGGTGGCCACCCACACCGTGATCGTGACGGCCAGCTCCGAGAGCGACGGCAGCATCAGCGCGGTGGGCACCGTCCGGCGCAGCACGGTGACGAACACCGTGCAGCCGCTGCACGTCGACCTGGCCTCCGACGGTGGGTCCAGCGGTTTCACCGGCCTCTTCAGCCTGGGAGTGGAACACATCCAGGAGGGCACCGACCACCAACTCTTCCTACTGACCCTGCTGTTGCCCGCCCCGCTGGTGGCCGCCGCCCGACGCTGGGGCCCAGCGGTGTCCGCGCGGCGGTCGATGCGCCGGATTGCCACCATCACCCTGTCTTTCACCCTCGGCCACTCGGTGACCCTCGCGCTGGGGGCGCTCGGTGTGCCGGTGCCCCAGCAGCTGGTCGAGTCGCTGATCGCGGTCAGCATCCTGGTCGCGGCCCTGCACGCCGTCCGCCCGATCTTCCCGGGCCGGGAAGCCCTGGTGGCCGCCTCTTTCGGGCTCGTCCACGGACTGGCGTTCTCGGAGGCACTGCGCGAGCTCGACCTGACGGGAGCGCAACTGGTCGTTGCGCTGCTGGGGTTCAACTTCGGGATCGAGGCCATGCAGCTGGTCATCGTCGCGCTGGTCCTGCCGCCCCTGATCCTGCTGGCCCGCGCCGAGCGATACCAGACCCTCCGGATCGTCGCGGCCGTGGCGACAGCGGTCGCCGCCGTCGGCTGGCTGGGAGCCCGGGTCGGCATCGCCAATCCGGTGGCCGACGTCGCCGACCGGATCGGGATCCTGGGCCTCCCCGTTATCGCCGCCCTCTGGGCGGTCGCCCTCATCCTCGTCCTCCATGATCGACGACGTTCCCCGGCACCGACGAGCGCCGGCACCCACGTCGTCTTCAGTCAGGCAACTGGCGGGAGATCGCCGGAATGA
- a CDS encoding DUF6069 family protein — MTVTTNDAPTTRALILTGVVAAVVAAAATTAVAAVGHAAGISLDVSGEPIPVAGFASLTLAFSLIGLALAVGIRRFTAHPRTVFVRTTVALTVLSFVPDVFADAEVATRLLLMVTHTVAASIVIPAISRQLPD; from the coding sequence ATGACCGTCACCACGAACGATGCACCCACGACCCGCGCCCTGATCCTCACCGGCGTGGTCGCCGCGGTGGTGGCCGCCGCCGCGACCACCGCCGTGGCCGCTGTCGGTCACGCCGCCGGCATCAGTCTCGACGTGTCCGGGGAACCCATCCCGGTGGCCGGGTTCGCCTCGCTGACCCTGGCCTTCTCCCTGATCGGGCTCGCGCTCGCCGTCGGGATCCGCCGGTTCACCGCCCACCCGCGGACCGTGTTCGTCCGCACCACGGTGGCGCTCACCGTCCTGTCGTTCGTGCCGGACGTGTTCGCCGACGCGGAGGTCGCCACCCGGCTCCTGCTGATGGTGACCCACACGGTGGCCGCGTCCATCGTCATTCCGGCGATCTCCCGCCAGTTGCCTGACTGA